Below is a window of Pseudomonas sp. B21-040 DNA.
AGCCTTCAACCGCTGGGCCGATTTCGAAGTGACCCATGCCGCAAGTGGCGAAGCCGAGCTGACCATGGCTTTTCGCGAAACCGATATGGCGCAATATGCAGGCTTCCTGCACGCTGGCCTGATTGGCGCGCTGCTCGACACGGCGTGCGGCTTTGCTGCCGGTACGGTCGCCGGCAACGTGCTGGCGTCGCACTTTTCGGTCAACTGCCTGGCGCCTGCAATCGGTGAAGCGTTCGTCGTTCGGGGTCGGGTGGTAAAGGCTGGCAAGAAACAGGTGTTCGCCCGCGCCGAGCTGTTTGCACAAACCGGCGATCAACTGAAACTGGTAGCGACCGGCGATGCGATTCTGGTACCGGTCTAGGCTGTCTGGATAAACCCCAGACCGGTCGGAGGTTGCCATGCAGCTCGAAGGCTCCTGTCATTGCGGCGCGGTGTCGTTCAGTTTGAACAGCGCCCACCCCTACCCTTATCAGCGTTGCTACTGCTCGATCTGCCGCAAGACACAGGGCGGTGGCGGGTATGCGATCAACCTCGGCGGCGATGCCGCAAGCCTTAAGGTACACGGGCGAAAGCACATCGCGATTTACCATGCGCGGCTCAAGAATGACGGCGACAAACGCGCCCACAGCAGCAGCGCCGAGCGGCATTTCTGCTCACTGTGCGGGAGTGGTTTGTGGCTGTTCAGCCCTGAGTGGCCGGAGCTGATCCACCCGTTCGCGTCCGCCATCGACACTCCGTTGCCGGTGCCACCGGAGCACACGCACCTGATGCTCGGCTCGAAAGCACCGTGGGTGGAGGTCGAGGCGCACCCTGGCGATCAGCAATTCGACGTTTATCCCGAAGAATCCATCGCCGACTGGCACGAGCGCCTTGGGTTGACTCGCGAGGACGTTTAACAGTCTGTGTCAGGCCGCTGCGGGCACACCGCTGTGGAAACGGAATTCCACGTCTGGCGACTCGATCAGTTCCTGCTCGGCGGCGCGGACCTTGTCGATCACCTGGGCGATATCCTTGGCATCGCCGTACTGATAGGCCAGTTTCAGGTAACCCTGAAAATGCCGGGCCTCGCTTTTCAGCAGGCCGAAGTAGAACTTGCCCAGTTCTTCGTCCAGGTGCGGCACCAGTGCCTCGAAACGCTCGCAGCTACGGGCCTCGATAAACGCGCCGACCACCAGGGTGTCCACCAGTTTGACCGGTTCGTGGCTACGCACCACTTTGCGCAAACCCGAGGCGTATCGCCCGGCAGACAGTTGGCGCAGCTCGATCTTGCGCTTTTTCATCAGGCGCATGACCTGCTCGTGGTGCACCAGTTCTTCCCGGGCCAGGCGCGACATCAGGTTGATCAGGTCGACGTGGGAGTGATACTTGGCAATCAGGCTCAGCGCGGTGCTGGCGGCCTTGAATTCGCAGTTCTTGTGGTCGATCAGCAGGGTTTCCTGATCGGCCAGTGCGGCCTGAACCCAGCCGTCGGGGGTACGGCAGCCGAGGAACTCGTGAATTTCGGGAAGGATCATGGGGCTCACGGATAAGTGGTTCAAATCGAAGGGCGCCGATTATACCGGCCTGCCCGCAGACCACCAGCGGCCAACCATTGATATGCATCAAGTCGCCGGATGCCGGGCAGCAACTATAGTTGTGCAACGCCGTGCTTTTTTCTTCAGGAGATCCCGATCATGCAAGCCATTCGCAGCATTCTGGTGGTCATAGAACCCGAACACTCGGAGAGCCTGGCGCTCAAACGGGCCAAATTGATTGCCGGTGTGACTCAGGCGCACTTGCACCTGCTGGTCGGCGACCCCAAGCATGATCACAGCGGCTTGCTGGGCGTGCTCAAGGCGGCCCTGGTGGCGGACGGTTACAGCGTCACCACCGAACAGGCCTGGCATAAGAGCCTGCACGAAACCATCGTCGAGGTGCAGCAAGCTGAAGGCTGCGGGCTGGTGGTCAAGCAGCACTTCCCGGACAGCCCGCTGAAAAAGGCACTGCTGACCCCGGATGACTGGAAGTTGCTTCGCGCGTGCCCTACCCCCGTGCTGCTGGTAAAAACCGCCGGTTCCTGGAAAGACAAAGTGATTCTGGCGGCCGTCGATGTCGGCAATACCGACCCTGAACACCGCCACCTGCACAACACCATCATCGATCATGGCTATGACATCGCCGGCCTGGCCAAGGCGCACCTACACGTCGTCAGCGCTCATCCGTCGCCGATGTTGTCCGCTGCCGACCCCACGTTGCAGCTCAGCGAAACCATCGAGGCGCGCTATCGCGAGCAGTGCCGGGCGTTCCAGGCAGAGTTCGACATCGACGACTCGCACCTGCACATCGAAGAAGGCCCGGCAGACGTTTTGATACCGTTCATGGCGCACAAGCTGCAGGCGGCTGTGACCGTGATTGGCACCGTGGCGCGCAGCGGACTGTCAGGGGCATTGATCGGCAATACGGCTGAAGTGGTGCTGGATTCGGTGGAGAGTGACGTGCTGGTGCTCAAGCCGCGGGAGATCGAGGATCATCTGGAGGAGTTGGCTGACAAGCATTGAGATGCTTAACGTCGGGGCGCAAACTTTCGCGAGCGGTGCAACTATTCGAACTGCTCGCGAAGTTTCTAGGCGCCAAAGGCGTCTTTCAGAAAACCCGGTGCGATGTAGCGCTGGTAGTGCGCCTCGGACAGGAGGAAAAATTCCCGATCAATGGCATCGCGCAATTCCGGCAGGTTCCAGTCGCGGAATTCCGGCATCAACACCATCCCGTAAGCCTCCAGGTTGTTGATCACCCGCGCCCCTCGGGCAATCAGTTGATACGCCCAGCAATACTCTGACTGATGCGGCACAAAACGAATCTTGCGTTGCTCCAGCTGCAAACGCAGGCGCTGGGGGTCGAACACCTCCAGCTTGCTGGCCATCACTTGGGACAGCAATTGTTCAAGTCGAAGCCATACGGCGCGCTTCTCCTCCTCGTTGTAGCCATTCCAGTTGATCACTTCATGGTGGAAACGCTTACAGCCACGGCACACCAAATCACCGTAAACAGTGGAGCAAAGGCCGACGCATGGCGTCTTGATAGTCTGATTGGGCATAGAGGTAGGCAAAACACGGGGAAAACTGACAGGTCCGCATGTTAGCCCTTTGTCTAACATTCATCACCCCTCAAAATTCGAGGGCTAACTTACCTTTAATTTTTTTTTGCCGTAGAATCAGCCAGCCTTTTTAAGGCGCCAATGTCCGTTTGAAGCTGTTTTCAAAGCGTCACGAGCACAGTCGTTCCTTCAGAGCGGTGTTGGCGAAGGGTTTTTCCAGCGGGGAAAAGCTCAACGCCAACCCTCATCAGCTCCCGTTCTGCAGGCGTAAAACTTTGAAAGCAGCTTCTGTAAGGAATTGTCGGTAATTCTGGCTAAGTGGCTCACAACGCCATGCAGCGCATGAGTACGGCAATTTCGGGATGAGCGTCCCGGACACCCATTTGGGACCACTGATGAGGGTAATAACTGTGCTTGAAGCCTACCGCAAACATATCGAAGAGCGTGCAGCACTGGGTATCGTTCCCCAGCCACTTAACGCCGAACAAACTGCAGGCCTGGTCGAGCTGCTGAAGAATCCTCCGGCTGGCGAAGAAGCTTTCCTCGTTGACCTGATCACCAATCGCGTTCCACCTGGCGTGGACGAAGCGGCCTATGTCAAGGCCGGCTTCCTGTCCGCCCTCGCCAAAGGCGAAGCCAAATCCCCCCTGATCGACAAGAAGCGCGCTGTTGAACTGCTCGGCACCATGCAGGGCGGCTACAACATCGTGACCCTGGTCAACCTGCTGGACGACGCCGAACTGGCGCCCGTCGCGGCCAAAGAACTCAAGCACACCCTGCTGATGTTCGATGCCTTCCACGACGTCGC
It encodes the following:
- a CDS encoding universal stress protein, with translation MQAIRSILVVIEPEHSESLALKRAKLIAGVTQAHLHLLVGDPKHDHSGLLGVLKAALVADGYSVTTEQAWHKSLHETIVEVQQAEGCGLVVKQHFPDSPLKKALLTPDDWKLLRACPTPVLLVKTAGSWKDKVILAAVDVGNTDPEHRHLHNTIIDHGYDIAGLAKAHLHVVSAHPSPMLSAADPTLQLSETIEARYREQCRAFQAEFDIDDSHLHIEEGPADVLIPFMAHKLQAAVTVIGTVARSGLSGALIGNTAEVVLDSVESDVLVLKPREIEDHLEELADKH
- a CDS encoding tRNA-(ms[2]io[6]A)-hydroxylase, encoding MILPEIHEFLGCRTPDGWVQAALADQETLLIDHKNCEFKAASTALSLIAKYHSHVDLINLMSRLAREELVHHEQVMRLMKKRKIELRQLSAGRYASGLRKVVRSHEPVKLVDTLVVGAFIEARSCERFEALVPHLDEELGKFYFGLLKSEARHFQGYLKLAYQYGDAKDIAQVIDKVRAAEQELIESPDVEFRFHSGVPAAA
- a CDS encoding PaaI family thioesterase; the protein is MLEALKQINSTSAFNRWADFEVTHAASGEAELTMAFRETDMAQYAGFLHAGLIGALLDTACGFAAGTVAGNVLASHFSVNCLAPAIGEAFVVRGRVVKAGKKQVFARAELFAQTGDQLKLVATGDAILVPV
- a CDS encoding GFA family protein, producing MQLEGSCHCGAVSFSLNSAHPYPYQRCYCSICRKTQGGGGYAINLGGDAASLKVHGRKHIAIYHARLKNDGDKRAHSSSAERHFCSLCGSGLWLFSPEWPELIHPFASAIDTPLPVPPEHTHLMLGSKAPWVEVEAHPGDQQFDVYPEESIADWHERLGLTREDV
- a CDS encoding DUF1289 domain-containing protein; translation: MPNQTIKTPCVGLCSTVYGDLVCRGCKRFHHEVINWNGYNEEEKRAVWLRLEQLLSQVMASKLEVFDPQRLRLQLEQRKIRFVPHQSEYCWAYQLIARGARVINNLEAYGMVLMPEFRDWNLPELRDAIDREFFLLSEAHYQRYIAPGFLKDAFGA